A window of the Emys orbicularis isolate rEmyOrb1 chromosome 1, rEmyOrb1.hap1, whole genome shotgun sequence genome harbors these coding sequences:
- the FAM162A gene encoding protein FAM162A: MWAAAAGRATKMLERNVSSILRPTKGMDLKIKRGFCSQSQEGSKQKPEVGGHSTFKVPGHKPSDWEKKVLLWSGRFKKVDDIPETVSFELIDAARNKLRVKISYLMIALTVLGCIVMVIEGKRAVGRHESLTTQNMERKARWREEVAQSASAKP, from the exons ATGTGGGCCGCCGCCGCCG GCAGAGCTACTAAGATGTTGGAAAGGAATGTTTCTTCAATTCTGAGACCAACTAAAGGAATGGATCTGAAGATCAAGAGAGGTTTTTGCAGTCAATCACAGGAGGGGAGCAAACAAAAGCCTGAAGTAGGGG GGCATTCCACCTTCAAAGTACCAGGACACAAGCCTTCAGATTGGGAAAAGAAGGTTCTGCTGTGGTCAGGCCGTTTCAAAAAAGTAGATGATATACCTGAGACTGTCTC GTTTGAGTTGATCGATGCTGCGCGAAATAAATTGCGTGTGAAGATCAGCTACCTGATGATTGCCCTGACAGTACTGGGATGCATCGTGATGGTCATTGAAGGAAAGCGG GCTGTTGGAAGGCATGAATCCCTTACAACCCAAAACATGGAAAGAAAAGCTCGCTGGAGAGAGGAGGTTGCTCAGAGTGCATCTGCCAAACCGTAG